Proteins encoded within one genomic window of Candidatus Thiodiazotropha endoloripes:
- a CDS encoding ankyrin repeat domain-containing protein has product MALPSSNTIIRQTGMVLLLCLMLVAPFPILSAEHAEAEAAIRIRDFNRAVEIYTQLAEQGDAEAQFALGGLYRAGRGVKKDYAKALHWYLKAANQEHPEAQYTTGTMYENGWGIDADSAVASEWYDKAAIQGHRLAKKRLENLSTTSPVTGLSDQQAAELLNRAAAAGKSETLKRILASGLSPDTRDEFSRSALHEAAINGRTDAVEILLAAGANPNTSDSLGDTPLHSAAGLGYASIVRSLIKAGAKSETLDANENTPLLVATGRKHLEAVKVLLDNGASVNAKNRKKQTSLDMALLRNDKAIAKQLKAAGGIATQTRNKTKEFPDLAKITASISLSNENPDNQSNPFAGWSTLHLAAWRGQKPLIEALLKQESELDTLDPEGLTPLSRSVWQGHNEVTTLLLDHGADPNLAASGSPTPLLLACRENNLKLVKLLIARGAIIDVSGKHQITPLHLAIEQQNQELVELLIKNNARLSKTTDTGITPLILAVLKSQPEIVNILLSRGASPDQADDKGRTPLYHAIDVGDPAIFHRLLKSGAKIELQADDGLTPMMRAAANGHADMVKELIPREGYVDRLSNNGNTALMLAARSGSLNTLNILLRYSENLEHRNNAGNSALMLAAEQGHLSIVKRLLEMKANAHHLNLRRESAEDLAKQGNHDEVAEYIKANKGSGGLLDLMR; this is encoded by the coding sequence ATGGCACTGCCTAGTTCAAACACAATAATCAGACAGACAGGGATGGTACTGTTGCTATGTCTTATGCTGGTTGCACCCTTTCCAATACTCTCTGCAGAACATGCCGAGGCTGAAGCGGCCATACGTATCCGGGATTTCAATCGTGCCGTCGAAATCTACACACAACTTGCAGAACAGGGAGATGCCGAGGCGCAATTTGCATTGGGAGGGCTCTATCGTGCCGGCCGCGGTGTCAAAAAGGATTATGCCAAGGCGCTCCACTGGTACCTGAAAGCAGCCAACCAGGAGCATCCCGAAGCGCAATACACCACCGGGACCATGTATGAAAACGGCTGGGGTATCGATGCAGATTCAGCAGTCGCCAGTGAATGGTACGACAAAGCCGCCATTCAGGGTCATCGGTTGGCGAAAAAGCGTTTGGAGAATCTTTCCACCACCTCCCCGGTGACCGGCTTGAGCGACCAACAGGCGGCTGAGTTACTCAATCGCGCAGCGGCGGCGGGCAAGAGTGAAACCCTGAAGCGTATCCTGGCATCAGGTCTCTCACCCGATACCCGGGATGAGTTCAGTCGCAGTGCGCTGCATGAGGCAGCCATCAATGGCCGAACAGATGCCGTTGAAATCCTGCTCGCGGCAGGCGCCAACCCGAATACCAGCGACAGCCTCGGTGACACCCCGCTCCACTCGGCTGCAGGATTGGGCTATGCATCGATTGTGCGCAGCCTGATCAAGGCTGGAGCCAAGTCGGAAACCCTGGACGCCAACGAAAATACGCCTTTACTGGTCGCCACCGGCAGAAAGCACCTGGAGGCCGTCAAGGTCCTGCTTGACAATGGTGCCAGCGTAAATGCCAAAAACCGCAAAAAACAGACCTCGCTGGATATGGCACTGCTGCGCAATGACAAAGCGATTGCCAAACAACTTAAGGCAGCCGGAGGCATTGCAACCCAAACTCGAAACAAGACTAAAGAGTTCCCGGATCTTGCAAAGATCACTGCATCAATATCCCTGTCGAACGAAAACCCGGATAATCAGAGTAATCCGTTTGCAGGCTGGAGCACGTTGCATCTTGCCGCCTGGCGCGGCCAGAAGCCTTTGATCGAGGCTCTGCTCAAGCAGGAGAGTGAACTCGATACACTGGACCCGGAAGGGTTAACTCCGTTAAGCCGAAGCGTATGGCAAGGCCACAACGAAGTGACCACGTTACTGCTTGATCATGGCGCTGATCCCAATCTGGCCGCCAGCGGCAGCCCTACCCCACTGCTGCTGGCCTGTCGTGAGAACAATCTGAAGCTGGTAAAACTGTTGATCGCACGAGGTGCAATAATTGATGTCTCCGGCAAACATCAGATAACGCCGCTGCATTTGGCGATCGAACAACAGAACCAGGAATTGGTTGAACTGTTGATTAAAAACAATGCCCGATTGTCCAAGACCACCGACACCGGCATCACACCACTGATTCTGGCTGTACTCAAATCCCAGCCTGAGATCGTTAATATATTGCTTTCGCGCGGTGCCTCACCTGATCAGGCAGATGATAAGGGCCGGACCCCACTCTACCATGCGATTGATGTCGGTGATCCTGCGATTTTTCATCGGCTGTTGAAGAGTGGCGCAAAAATCGAGTTGCAGGCTGATGATGGACTCACTCCAATGATGCGCGCCGCTGCAAATGGTCATGCCGATATGGTGAAAGAGCTGATACCAAGGGAAGGCTATGTGGATCGGCTGAGTAATAATGGCAATACTGCATTGATGCTGGCAGCCAGAAGCGGTTCACTGAACACCCTGAATATCCTGTTACGCTACTCGGAAAATCTGGAACATCGCAACAATGCGGGTAACAGTGCTCTGATGCTCGCAGCCGAACAGGGACACCTCTCCATTGTGAAACGCCTGTTGGAGATGAAAGCCAACGCGCACCATCTCAACCTCCGACGCGAGAGTGCCGAGGACCTCGCCAAACAGGGTAATCACGATGAGGTTGCTGAATATATCAAGGCCAATAAAGGCAGTGGTGGACTGCTCGACTTGATGCGCTAG